One genomic region from Jilunia laotingensis encodes:
- a CDS encoding T9SS type A sorting domain-containing protein: MRSNKLKTSLAGMALLAAIGASAQTAPSYSAIELPCSNKLFHGNFVWMDHNMDGKMDMAVKGRDLNDNWTIKAALLRNRGNDFESEDLSAKIELNETWDKVLAPIDYNNDGYVDLLYAGYGEAKLYKNTKGNSFKVVSNFQIEDMDNEEEALYTGFIAIADYDNDGYQDIATFDKERRIVLYHNNNGDGTFSKADNALDGESFPTLGSGSLAWGDYDNDGRPDLIATGWGNDATYSVLYHNLGNGKFEKIAIDQSEGGIVSGTQKGQITWVDINGDGHQDLFYSGETYIGGNWDKSCAIYLNTGDTAVPFRKMEADLPKVQKSGVDWADVNGDGKMDLVYAGNGDNDASMTIFVLNKDNNTFDIKTDVVMGFRSGAVVGLYDYDNDGFVDMAAMGYNDPATFGIYHNGGNTAKNTAPASPTGLKATAGDNNVTFSWSAGSDTQTPVSALRYNLVIKLKNDQIISLVPANLSTGALSLGDCNNALTSLSYTLNIPAADIEEWGVQTIDQGKLGSTFATSKEIGTGIGQLEADKDNLIKVTDGKIYLQSDEAAIITVYNSVGQAIATETVQPGNYMNSVFNRNIYIVQVRTANYQETIKVTIE; the protein is encoded by the coding sequence ATGAGATCAAACAAACTAAAAACATCCCTTGCCGGGATGGCATTACTTGCCGCTATCGGAGCATCGGCACAAACTGCTCCTTCTTACTCTGCCATCGAACTACCTTGTAGCAACAAGCTATTCCACGGAAACTTCGTATGGATGGATCATAACATGGATGGCAAAATGGATATGGCAGTCAAAGGACGTGACCTGAACGACAATTGGACCATCAAAGCCGCATTACTTCGCAACAGGGGTAATGATTTCGAATCGGAAGACCTGAGCGCAAAGATCGAACTCAATGAAACCTGGGACAAAGTACTTGCACCTATTGATTATAACAACGATGGATATGTGGACTTGCTCTATGCCGGTTATGGAGAAGCCAAACTATATAAAAACACGAAAGGAAATAGCTTCAAAGTAGTTTCCAACTTCCAAATAGAAGATATGGACAATGAAGAAGAGGCATTGTACACCGGGTTCATCGCTATAGCCGATTACGATAATGACGGATACCAAGATATCGCAACTTTCGATAAAGAACGCCGCATCGTACTCTATCACAACAACAATGGTGACGGAACTTTTAGCAAAGCAGACAATGCCCTCGATGGAGAAAGCTTTCCGACATTAGGTAGCGGATCATTAGCATGGGGCGATTATGACAATGACGGACGACCAGACCTGATAGCCACAGGTTGGGGAAATGATGCCACTTATTCCGTACTCTATCATAACTTAGGTAACGGTAAATTCGAAAAGATCGCGATCGACCAAAGCGAAGGTGGCATCGTAAGCGGTACGCAAAAAGGACAGATCACATGGGTGGATATCAATGGAGATGGACACCAAGATCTTTTCTACAGTGGCGAAACTTATATCGGGGGAAACTGGGATAAGAGTTGTGCCATCTACCTGAACACAGGAGATACCGCTGTTCCCTTCCGAAAGATGGAAGCAGATCTTCCTAAAGTACAGAAAAGCGGTGTAGACTGGGCAGATGTGAATGGCGACGGAAAAATGGATCTTGTTTATGCCGGGAACGGTGACAATGACGCATCTATGACTATATTCGTACTAAACAAAGACAATAATACATTCGATATCAAAACCGATGTTGTCATGGGCTTCAGAAGCGGTGCCGTCGTCGGGCTGTATGACTATGACAATGATGGTTTCGTCGACATGGCAGCTATGGGATATAATGATCCGGCTACATTCGGTATTTACCACAATGGCGGCAATACTGCCAAGAACACCGCTCCGGCCTCACCGACTGGGCTCAAAGCCACTGCTGGTGATAATAACGTCACTTTCAGTTGGTCTGCAGGAAGCGATACACAGACTCCGGTATCAGCTTTACGTTACAACCTTGTGATTAAGCTGAAAAACGACCAGATCATTTCACTTGTGCCAGCCAATCTGTCAACCGGTGCATTAAGTCTGGGCGATTGCAACAATGCACTGACTTCTTTGTCATACACATTGAACATTCCGGCTGCCGATATCGAAGAATGGGGAGTACAAACCATCGATCAAGGTAAACTGGGAAGCACTTTCGCCACTTCCAAAGAGATCGGCACAGGCATCGGCCAACTCGAAGCGGACAAAGACAATCTGATCAAGGTTACTGACGGAAAAATTTATCTTCAGTCAGACGAAGCAGCTATAATCACCGTTTATAACAGCGTAGGACAGGCAATAGCCACCGAGACCGTGCAACCGGGCAATTATATGAATTCAGTTTTCAATAGGAATATATACATCGTACAAGTTCGTACAGCAAATTACCAAGAAACTATTAAAGTAACCATCGAATGA
- a CDS encoding RagB/SusD family nutrient uptake outer membrane protein, with product MRIYNNIKRLSLAILACGALTSCSDFLTENCQKALTEEEIYTDLDYTELNLQGIYTKWRECWKDEHFWIPSVGTDEIQSGAYQALKSGAERGALDKYDANLNSLQGKIEQEWNLRWAQVTAAAKIIRVLNNDDLVVGSKEAQLVGEASFIRGFLDYELAMYWGRIPTIDLEKILNGELGYGRQSLEDTWKFIIADLERAAKYTPKENTPGRATCYAAYTILGKAYMSAPIETGLRDFNKAKAAFEEVIKGGFQLVDYADLWDYKITNTKESIWELQFNVTTDFNQIQFQIGSRAVQSYFGDQCYFSGYDHAVPTEYAYSDIEDGGLWEEGDIRRDENIRYNFTYYGQTPDLKNILWEDLGDDHDELKPHIKKYEDFRTDSHSGFDVKNMWKSGKNIPVLRYADVLLSYAECLNELGQTAEAVAEVNKVRERAWEFDLPTEMKWDKGMSQEDFRTKIMDERMRELFGEKWRKIDLLRTGKFVELTKERNKWTKMNGTIDQHNIYWPIPDSEIKLNPDITDDDQNEGYR from the coding sequence ATGAGAATATATAATAATATCAAAAGATTGTCTTTGGCCATATTAGCCTGTGGAGCATTGACATCCTGTTCCGACTTTCTTACAGAAAATTGTCAGAAAGCTTTAACAGAAGAAGAAATCTATACAGATTTAGATTATACAGAACTGAACTTACAAGGTATCTATACTAAATGGCGCGAGTGTTGGAAAGATGAACACTTTTGGATACCTTCTGTCGGCACAGATGAAATACAGAGTGGTGCTTACCAAGCGCTGAAATCAGGTGCAGAACGAGGAGCATTGGACAAATATGATGCAAATCTGAATTCATTGCAAGGTAAAATAGAACAAGAATGGAATCTGCGTTGGGCACAAGTGACCGCTGCTGCCAAAATCATCAGAGTCTTAAATAACGATGACTTAGTAGTAGGAAGTAAAGAAGCTCAATTAGTAGGTGAAGCGAGCTTTATTCGTGGTTTTCTCGATTATGAGCTGGCCATGTATTGGGGACGTATACCGACAATCGATCTTGAGAAAATCTTAAATGGCGAACTGGGATATGGACGGCAATCTTTAGAAGATACATGGAAATTCATAATCGCTGATTTGGAAAGAGCAGCCAAATATACTCCGAAAGAGAATACTCCGGGACGTGCAACCTGTTATGCCGCTTATACAATACTGGGGAAGGCCTATATGTCAGCTCCAATAGAGACTGGATTACGTGACTTTAACAAAGCTAAAGCAGCATTTGAGGAAGTAATAAAAGGTGGATTCCAATTAGTGGATTATGCTGACTTATGGGATTACAAAATCACAAACACGAAAGAATCTATTTGGGAATTGCAGTTTAACGTCACTACTGACTTTAATCAAATTCAATTCCAGATTGGTAGTCGGGCTGTACAAAGCTATTTTGGAGATCAATGCTACTTCTCCGGCTATGACCATGCAGTACCGACTGAATATGCATACTCTGATATAGAAGATGGCGGTCTTTGGGAAGAGGGTGACATCCGTCGCGATGAAAATATTCGTTATAATTTCACATATTATGGTCAGACTCCCGATTTAAAAAATATTTTGTGGGAAGACTTAGGTGATGATCACGATGAGCTGAAGCCACATATCAAAAAATACGAAGACTTTCGTACGGATTCACACTCCGGATTTGATGTAAAAAACATGTGGAAATCAGGAAAGAATATCCCTGTACTCCGCTATGCAGATGTATTGCTGAGCTATGCAGAATGTCTTAATGAATTAGGCCAGACCGCAGAAGCTGTAGCCGAAGTAAATAAGGTACGCGAACGTGCATGGGAATTTGATCTCCCGACCGAAATGAAATGGGACAAAGGCATGTCACAAGAAGATTTCCGGACTAAGATCATGGATGAGCGCATGCGTGAACTATTCGGAGAGAAGTGGCGTAAAATAGACTTATTACGTACCGGCAAATTCGTTGAACTGACCAAAGAGCGCAATAAATGGACGAAAATGAACGGAACAATTGACCAGCACAACATCTACTGGCCTATCCCTGATTCAGAAATAAAATTAAATCCGGATATTACGGATGATGATCAGAACGAAGGATACAGATAA
- a CDS encoding SusC/RagA family TonB-linked outer membrane protein, with protein MKQVKLICLILTMLGCCPGLFAQNMTITGKVIDVNSEPIIGANVTEKGTTNGTITDIDGNFSLNAPQGATLVISYIGYLTQEVKIASQTSLKIILKENAEALEEVVVVGVSMKRSDLTGAISQVSSKVLEEKPVTTINEALQGRVAGVMINTAAKPSDDSSIKIRGVNTINSGSTPIYVIDGLVMGNDQGGFNSINVNDVASVQVLKDASATALYGSRGANGVVLITTKKGKEGVGKVNYDGWFGITKMSQRPKTMSAQELFNLRLDAFANGYMYNNPDGNRQDYIDNTLLKTNIAFHDQEFDTYRSGQSYDWLDQVVQTGYQQNHNISFSKGTDNSSIYISLGYSDVKGLVKTTEQTRYSGRVNAETNIKSWLKVGTNTSFNHVKDGMPSDDVYNKALWANPLLNYNPYKDDATRHDKDYLTLFYRAHSEENNNDYNPFNSLEVIRDRTRNRITSSNFLNINPIEGLNIRTSFAIDYSTQAWYEYTPTGIQESIRGNEGDSKAKHERWEYMNWQWDNSITYDKTIGKHRINALFSTSTSRINTNYTKAEGSRFASDDLTYKDLAGAALKNKTYIGSDFTGKTLVSFVGRANYDYDKRYFATATLRYDGSSKFADGNRWGLFPSFSLAWEMTNEAFMEDQNIFDRLKLRAGYGAVGNQDIEDFVYATLYYSTINDGIPTYSGTGLRGNPSISWESQKQTNIGIDMSFLNDRLSVSLDGFFIKNEGLLQKYDLPGTFGYNQTWGNIGVVENKGFEATINANIIKTKDFNWNLSVNYSMDKNKVTELYEGADILSNENEREKSVFLNQSLNSIYTYKYGGIANESNREQWEGITYYGKTVGLGDIYVLDLSGPDGKPDGIIDQHDRTIVGKSDPKFYGGFSTDFSYKGFTLNAVFNYSYGAKKISPYYESLASSVGLSMATPDLKDRWTPDNTGAKFPRVVTNATDYNRYSPSESDFTLQNASYLRLATLTLAYNFPSSMLAKAKISNLRLYVTGSNLFCATKYKGFDPETGDWGYPPTKMYVFGLNFSF; from the coding sequence ATGAAACAAGTAAAACTGATTTGTTTGATCTTGACTATGTTAGGGTGTTGTCCCGGACTATTCGCCCAGAACATGACTATTACCGGAAAGGTTATAGACGTAAATTCCGAACCGATTATTGGAGCAAACGTAACAGAGAAAGGCACAACAAACGGTACTATCACCGATATTGATGGAAACTTTTCTCTTAATGCCCCCCAAGGAGCCACACTCGTTATCTCCTATATAGGTTATCTGACTCAAGAAGTAAAAATCGCTTCTCAGACTTCATTAAAAATCATACTGAAAGAAAATGCCGAAGCATTGGAAGAGGTGGTCGTAGTGGGTGTTTCCATGAAAAGAAGCGACCTGACAGGTGCCATCTCACAAGTTTCGTCCAAAGTGCTGGAAGAAAAACCCGTAACTACTATCAACGAAGCCCTGCAAGGACGTGTAGCCGGTGTGATGATCAATACAGCCGCCAAACCGAGCGATGATTCAAGTATTAAGATTCGCGGTGTAAACACAATCAACTCCGGAAGTACTCCGATCTATGTAATAGACGGGCTGGTTATGGGTAACGACCAAGGTGGTTTCAATTCCATCAACGTAAACGATGTAGCATCCGTTCAGGTATTGAAAGATGCATCCGCCACTGCCCTCTATGGTTCACGTGGTGCGAATGGTGTTGTCCTGATTACTACAAAGAAAGGAAAAGAAGGAGTAGGCAAAGTCAACTACGATGGTTGGTTTGGTATCACCAAAATGTCACAACGCCCGAAAACTATGTCCGCACAGGAATTATTTAATTTGCGTTTAGACGCTTTTGCCAATGGTTATATGTATAATAATCCAGATGGAAACCGTCAGGACTATATCGACAATACACTGCTGAAGACAAACATTGCCTTCCACGATCAAGAATTCGATACTTATCGTAGCGGACAATCTTATGACTGGTTGGATCAGGTAGTACAGACTGGCTACCAACAGAATCACAACATCAGTTTCTCTAAAGGTACTGATAATAGCAGCATTTATATTAGTTTAGGTTACTCCGACGTAAAAGGTCTGGTGAAAACTACCGAACAAACAAGATATTCCGGTCGTGTAAATGCGGAAACAAACATTAAATCTTGGTTAAAAGTAGGTACAAATACTTCTTTCAACCACGTAAAAGACGGTATGCCCTCAGATGACGTTTATAACAAAGCTTTATGGGCAAACCCTTTATTGAATTACAACCCATACAAAGATGACGCTACCCGTCACGATAAAGATTATCTGACTCTTTTCTATCGAGCACACTCGGAAGAAAACAATAACGATTACAACCCGTTCAACTCGCTGGAAGTAATACGCGACCGTACTCGTAACCGTATCACATCTTCTAACTTCCTGAACATTAATCCAATTGAAGGCTTGAATATCCGTACTAGCTTTGCTATCGATTATTCTACACAAGCATGGTATGAGTATACTCCTACCGGAATTCAGGAATCTATCCGTGGTAACGAAGGGGACTCAAAAGCCAAACATGAACGTTGGGAATATATGAACTGGCAATGGGATAACTCTATCACATACGACAAAACAATCGGCAAACACCGTATCAACGCTTTGTTTAGCACAAGTACCAGCCGTATTAACACTAACTACACAAAAGCAGAAGGTAGCCGTTTTGCTAGTGATGATCTGACATACAAAGACTTGGCCGGGGCTGCTTTAAAAAATAAGACTTACATTGGTTCCGATTTCACAGGAAAGACATTGGTTTCTTTTGTTGGACGTGCCAACTATGATTATGATAAACGTTATTTTGCTACTGCTACTCTCCGCTATGACGGTTCTTCTAAATTTGCAGACGGAAATCGTTGGGGACTATTCCCCTCTTTCTCATTAGCATGGGAAATGACAAATGAGGCGTTCATGGAAGATCAGAATATCTTTGATCGCTTAAAACTACGTGCTGGTTACGGTGCAGTAGGTAATCAAGACATTGAAGACTTTGTTTATGCCACTCTTTATTATTCAACAATTAATGATGGAATTCCAACCTATTCCGGTACCGGTTTGCGCGGTAATCCTTCCATTTCTTGGGAGAGCCAAAAACAAACTAACATAGGCATTGATATGAGTTTCCTCAACGATCGGCTCAGCGTATCCTTAGACGGATTCTTTATTAAGAACGAAGGTTTGTTACAAAAATACGATTTACCAGGAACATTCGGTTACAACCAAACATGGGGTAATATTGGAGTTGTAGAAAACAAAGGATTTGAGGCTACTATAAACGCTAACATTATTAAGACAAAAGATTTCAACTGGAACCTTAGCGTCAATTACTCAATGGACAAAAATAAAGTAACAGAGCTTTATGAAGGAGCGGATATCCTGAGCAACGAAAATGAACGCGAAAAAAGTGTTTTCCTGAACCAATCGCTTAATAGCATTTACACCTATAAATATGGAGGCATTGCTAACGAATCCAATCGCGAACAGTGGGAAGGTATTACTTATTACGGAAAAACAGTTGGATTAGGGGATATCTATGTACTCGATCTTTCCGGTCCTGACGGCAAACCTGATGGCATTATAGACCAACATGATCGCACAATCGTTGGCAAAAGCGATCCTAAATTCTACGGTGGTTTCTCTACAGATTTCAGTTACAAAGGATTTACACTGAATGCCGTATTCAACTATTCCTACGGAGCCAAAAAAATCAGTCCTTACTATGAATCATTGGCTAGCAGCGTTGGATTAAGTATGGCTACACCCGATTTGAAAGACCGCTGGACACCTGATAATACAGGTGCAAAATTCCCACGTGTCGTAACCAATGCAACAGACTATAACCGTTATTCTCCTTCCGAATCGGATTTCACTTTACAGAATGCTTCTTATTTGAGGTTGGCTACTTTGACGTTAGCATATAACTTCCCTTCAAGCATGTTAGCCAAAGCCAAAATCAGTAATCTCCGGCTATATGTAACCGGTAGTAATCTATTCTGTGCAACGAAATATAAAGGTTTTGATCCTGAAACAGGAGATTGGGGATATCCTCCTACAAAAATGTATGTATTCGGTCTGAACTTTAGTTTTTAA
- a CDS encoding galactose-binding domain-containing protein: MEVKRKMSKRLVGLLLLASAFGLSAQTKQVYLHSDDPAVVWKLKPQAEVKADADALCTPGYNTSAWVDAVVPGTAFTAYVNAGLEKDPNFGDNIHQVDRAKYDRSFWYRTEFKVPADFNKELIWLNFNGVNRKAEVYLNGHQLGTLDGFMHRGRFNVTEIVKRKGKNVVAVLVHMPQTPLANCGSPTYLSSGGWDWMPYVPGLNMGITDKVYLSNTGKVTMIDPWIRSDLPSRARADLSVRLEVKNSGDNTVKAFVTGTIKPGDVTFSKEVELGANTTSIVSFDKRYYPQLMIDSPKLWWPNGYGEPNLYTCTFEVKVDGKVSETKDVTFGIKKYTYDKEGNTFHVYINNVPVFVKGANWGMSEYMLRCRGAEYDTKVRFHKEMNFNMIRNWLGSVTDDEFYEACDKYGIMVWDDFWINSNPNLPYDLNVFNNNMMEKIKRVRNHPSIAVWCGDNESNPQPPLEGWMAENIKTFDGGDRYFQANSHANGLTGSGPWGAFEPRFYFTKYPDGLEGDPARGWGFRTEIGTAVMTTFESFRKFMPEEHWWPRDEMWDKHYFGPNAFNAAPDRYDASITRNFGKPAGIEDYCRKAQLINLESNKAMYEGWLDRMWEDASGIMTWMGQSAYPSMVWQTYDYYYDLTGAYWGCKSACEPVHILWNPVTDGVKIANTTARDLEGLTAEVKVFNLDGKPVAAYTKLAKVNSPSNSTIQCFTIDFNKERKNLSLGKPTYASSTSYGQPSDATDGKKDTRWAASKADNEWIYVDLGSVQPVGGVRLDWEASFGKAYKIQVSDDAKNWKEVYKTDEGRGGVDEITFPEVEARYVRMFGIELGWWFGYSLWSFDVLSGTQPSEGLSDVHFIRLTLKDQSGKVISENNYWRGNDRMDFTALNTMPKANLKVTSRLVKSNGKAEVQAMITNPASAKGAAFAVHVQAYRTSDGERILPALMNDNYFTLMPGEKKHVNITFDEELLDGGSYKLEVTPYNN; encoded by the coding sequence ATGGAAGTAAAAAGAAAAATGAGCAAGAGATTAGTCGGCTTGCTTTTGTTGGCTTCGGCTTTTGGGCTTTCCGCGCAAACGAAACAGGTGTACTTGCATAGTGACGATCCTGCTGTTGTCTGGAAGCTGAAACCGCAGGCGGAAGTAAAAGCCGATGCAGACGCACTGTGTACACCCGGTTACAACACATCGGCATGGGTAGATGCCGTAGTTCCGGGAACAGCCTTTACCGCTTATGTAAATGCCGGATTAGAGAAAGACCCGAATTTCGGTGATAACATTCATCAGGTAGACCGTGCCAAATATGACCGTAGTTTTTGGTATCGTACCGAATTCAAAGTACCCGCTGATTTTAATAAAGAACTTATCTGGCTGAACTTTAACGGTGTAAACCGTAAGGCGGAGGTTTATCTGAACGGGCATCAACTGGGTACGTTGGATGGATTCATGCATCGCGGCCGTTTCAATGTGACGGAGATTGTAAAAAGGAAGGGGAAAAATGTAGTGGCAGTATTGGTACATATGCCCCAGACTCCATTGGCGAATTGCGGTAGCCCGACTTACCTGTCGAGCGGAGGCTGGGATTGGATGCCGTATGTCCCGGGTTTGAATATGGGTATTACCGATAAGGTATATCTCAGTAATACAGGCAAGGTGACGATGATCGATCCTTGGATACGTTCCGATTTACCTTCCCGTGCCCGTGCCGACTTGTCTGTCCGGCTGGAAGTGAAGAACAGTGGCGATAATACCGTCAAAGCTTTTGTGACAGGAACCATCAAGCCGGGAGATGTCACTTTCAGTAAAGAAGTAGAGTTGGGAGCGAATACTACTTCCATAGTCAGCTTCGATAAACGCTATTATCCGCAATTGATGATCGACAGTCCTAAACTATGGTGGCCGAACGGTTATGGCGAACCTAACTTATACACTTGTACCTTTGAAGTAAAAGTGGACGGAAAGGTTTCTGAAACCAAGGATGTGACTTTCGGCATAAAGAAATATACGTATGACAAAGAAGGAAATACCTTCCACGTATATATTAATAATGTACCGGTATTCGTGAAAGGTGCCAACTGGGGAATGTCGGAATACATGTTGCGTTGCCGCGGTGCGGAATACGACACCAAGGTTCGCTTCCATAAAGAGATGAACTTTAACATGATACGCAACTGGCTCGGCTCCGTTACCGATGATGAATTCTATGAGGCTTGTGATAAATACGGCATCATGGTATGGGATGACTTTTGGATCAACTCGAACCCGAACCTGCCTTATGATCTGAATGTCTTCAATAACAATATGATGGAGAAGATCAAGCGCGTACGCAACCACCCGAGCATTGCCGTCTGGTGTGGTGACAACGAGTCCAATCCGCAACCTCCGTTGGAAGGCTGGATGGCAGAGAATATCAAGACCTTTGATGGTGGCGATCGTTACTTCCAGGCGAATTCACATGCGAACGGCCTGACCGGTAGCGGTCCGTGGGGGGCATTTGAACCCCGTTTCTATTTCACTAAATATCCGGATGGTTTGGAAGGTGATCCGGCACGTGGCTGGGGATTCCGTACGGAGATCGGCACAGCGGTTATGACCACTTTCGAAAGCTTCCGGAAGTTCATGCCTGAAGAACATTGGTGGCCGCGTGACGAAATGTGGGATAAGCATTATTTCGGTCCGAATGCCTTTAATGCAGCCCCTGACCGGTATGATGCTTCCATCACCCGGAATTTCGGCAAGCCCGCAGGCATTGAAGATTATTGCCGTAAAGCACAGCTTATCAACCTGGAATCGAACAAAGCCATGTATGAAGGCTGGCTGGACAGGATGTGGGAAGATGCTTCCGGCATCATGACTTGGATGGGGCAATCGGCTTATCCTTCCATGGTATGGCAGACGTATGACTATTATTACGACCTGACAGGGGCTTACTGGGGATGTAAATCCGCTTGCGAACCGGTACATATCCTTTGGAATCCCGTGACAGACGGTGTGAAGATTGCCAATACCACGGCACGTGACCTGGAAGGACTTACAGCGGAAGTCAAAGTCTTCAACTTGGACGGTAAACCGGTAGCTGCCTATACCAAATTGGCTAAAGTGAATTCTCCCAGCAATTCCACCATCCAATGTTTTACTATCGACTTTAACAAGGAACGAAAGAACCTCTCCTTGGGTAAACCCACCTATGCTTCCAGTACTTCTTACGGACAGCCATCGGATGCTACTGATGGGAAGAAAGATACCCGTTGGGCTGCTTCGAAAGCTGATAACGAATGGATCTATGTCGATCTGGGCAGTGTACAGCCGGTCGGAGGAGTCCGACTGGACTGGGAGGCTTCTTTCGGAAAGGCCTATAAAATACAGGTTTCCGATGATGCCAAGAACTGGAAGGAAGTTTATAAAACAGACGAAGGGCGTGGCGGAGTTGATGAGATCACCTTCCCTGAAGTCGAAGCTCGCTACGTCCGCATGTTCGGCATTGAACTGGGCTGGTGGTTCGGTTATTCCTTATGGAGCTTCGATGTGCTGAGTGGCACACAACCCAGCGAAGGATTGAGTGATGTCCACTTTATCCGCCTGACTTTGAAAGACCAGTCCGGTAAGGTGATTTCGGAAAATAACTATTGGCGTGGTAACGACCGAATGGACTTTACAGCCTTGAACACAATGCCGAAAGCCAATCTTAAGGTAACATCCAGACTGGTGAAGAGTAATGGTAAAGCCGAAGTGCAGGCCATGATAACGAATCCTGCCTCTGCCAAGGGTGCGGCCTTTGCCGTACACGTACAGGCTTACCGTACATCGGACGGGGAGCGCATTCTGCCTGCCCTGATGAATGATAATTATTTTACCCTGATGCCGGGTGAAAAGAAGCATGTGAATATCACATTCGATGAGGAATTGCTGGACGGAGGTTCTTACAAATTGGAAGTGACTCCCTACAATAACTAA